The Treponema phagedenis DNA segment ATAAAAAGGAGTCCGACACTACGGTATAATTTTGCCGTCCGTGGCAAAATTATACCTATGAGTTTGAAAACTCCGAGTACGCTGTGGTAGTTTTCAAACTCAATTCTGCTTGGAACCACGGGCATCCGTGCCCGTTCTGATTTTGCCGTCCGTGGCAAAATGAAACCTGCGAGTTTTGCCTGTTTGCAATAAAGTGTAGGTAAAACATCGGTTGAATTTTTCCTTCTCCTAATGCGTGGGTTGAGGGAAGGCAAGCTACTCTAATGCGAAGCATAAGCGAATAAATTTTACAAAACTTTGAACTTGGTGATGCGCAGCACGGGCGAAGCTTTGTCATTTTTCTTTACTTCGCCTAAAAGCGGGGTTCAAGAGGCGGCAGCCCCTTGTTCATGCGTAAGTTCTGTACTGACATCCAATGCCATACTTAAAGCTTTATTTTTGGTAAAATTCGTGTAAAAAATTCTGGTCTTTTAAATCTCATTCCATAAGCGTATCAATAAGCATTCTTGCCTGTTTTCGCACATCGCTGTTCGGAGTTTCTTCCGCAATTCTAAAAAGCTCTCCGCCGGCTTTTTGCACAATATCCTTCGGCGCTGTTTTTATGATAGAAAACAGCGCTTGACAGGCAGCTGCCATAACAGCGGTATTGCTGCCCTTAAACCTGTTTATTATCATTTGGATTGTTTCAAATGTTTTACCGTCAAAATCATATTCAATGGTTGCAAGCGCACGTAAAATTCCTTCAGCGAGACGGCTATCGGAAGTCTTTTGCAATTCAAAAATTAAGATATCACGGTATTCATACGAACCGAGCTTTCCAAGCAATAATGCAGCTTGTGCCCGTTCATCAACAGTAAAGGTTTTTGGATAATATTCCGCCACAGAAGCATTTTTTAAAATCGTACACAACTGTTTTGCATACTGCGCTTCTTTAACACCGACCGTTCCCGACTGTAAAGCTTTTTCTATCTCTTCAAAAAATTCTTTTGTAGAAAAATACTGTGCGGAAAAAGGAATAAGAGAATTATATTTTGTAAGAATAGAAAAATTTCCAAGCGGCATAAACTTTTGCGCTTTTTGAGAAATAATCTTTGCTTCCGCACGATACGCATTTATGATCCAGCCTCCGGCAGAAACAACTAATCCGTTTTCTGTAATCACCGGTGTAAAAGCGGTATCATACATATGCTGCATCCATTTTATTTTTCCGTCTTTAGTGATTGTAAACGCTATCCCCGTATCAGAGACCAAAAGTTCATCTCCCTGCACCTTACAAAAAACAGATTGTGTAAATTGAGTTGCGGCAACAAAACTGTAAATTTGTTTATATCCTTCCGCAGACCTACAGGTAATTCTGCCATCTTTAGAAAGATAATAAATAAAATTACCGACAGCAAGAATTGCGGTACAAGGAGTTTCCGTGATTTTCCAAACAGGAGCGGACTCATTATATTTATAGCGGGCAAGCACACCATCTTTTGTAGAAATAATAAAACCGTCTGCAATGCTTGCAAGAGCCGATACCCTTCCTTTTATCTTTTGCTTGTGTAGGATTTCTCCAAAAATACTTATTCGATATGCGTATCCGTTTTTTGTAATGAGAAGAAAATCATCGCCGCCCATGATTGCCGGCACAAAAATCGGCGGTGAAGACAGTGAAAGAGTCCAAAGAGTATTTCCCTGTGCGGTAACACAAAATAATTTATTTTTTGCAATGAAAAGCACCCGTCCATCTTTAGTGCACACCGGCGGAAAAAAAATATCGCTCCGTAAAACATAGCTGTGTAAAGGCAGCCCCTGAGCGGAAAAACTATGTACGGTTCCGCCTTTTTTTTCGATAAGATAGACAATGCCTGCAGGAGATACGTGTAAAAATACCTTCGATGAGATTTTTACATTTCGTCTCCAAAGAAAAGAACCGTTTGTACTAAAACAGTTAAGTGCTTTGTCTGCGCTGAATGTATATATTTGCTGCCCATGTAAAACCGGATTGGTAAGATTTTCACCGGCAAGCACCAATGTCCAAAAAGCGGTGTTTTCTTGCGCATGAGAAAAGCAAGAAAAGAGAAAAAATATGAGAAAAAATATCTGTTTTAATCCTTGTTTTTTCTTCATACGGTAATGTCCTCTATGTTCAATATGATTTAATTGCGCATAAAAATCAAAGTTAACCGCTTGAAAAAGCACGCTTCCTGTATCAGCTTTACCACATCTCGTACCATTATTTTTAGAGGCTGCATTCGCTATAAATTTCAAAAAAACGCATTTGAACGCTACTCAATATTTTGACAGCTCAAAGATTCTTTCAATCGTTACTTCGGTACGGCGTATTTTTTTGTAATAGGCATATTCAGCTTTTCCTACGGAAGCAGATAAAAAGAATCGTTTTTCCGTTTAGATGAGTAATGCACTTGCCGCCAGACACGTTTTTCTGTTATAACCGACATTGCGAGAGTATAACAAAAAAAACTTGAAGAGAAAAGATAAAAAAAGTCAAACGATGTTTAAAAGCATCAACAGTAAATTATAAAATTGAAGCTTTTAAACTCGCAGCACTGATTTAATCAAGAATACTAAAAATCAGTGCGTGGCGGTGGTCTCACTATGGTAAACTATCCACCGTTGCGCCGTGTCGGGCTCCTTTTTATAACAGGAGTTTTCAAACTCGCAGGTTTCATTTTGCCACGGACGGCAAAACTCAGAACGGGCACGGACGCCCGTGGTTCAAAACAGAAACGATGTTTTAAAGCAAAATAAATTGCAAAGCTTTAAAACTCGCAGGTTTCATTTTGCCACGGACGGCAAAACCAAACCTGTGCTCTTTTTTATAAAACTTTTTACGATTTGTATAAAATGCATTAAGAAAAATAATCGGGTTATCAAAAAACCGTTATACGAGTTCCTTCCGGCAGTTTGTAAGTATTTGACTCCGAGAAGTAAAAAACAAGTCGGATAAGAAAAAAATTCAAATCCGCAACGCCCATGAATGTATGATTTTTATTCTTCATGCGCACGCTCTGTAGAACTTCCAATGCATTCTTGTCTTTGCTTGTTATTTTAAGTATACTTTATACATGATAAATAATTTTCATACTCATACCTTTTTATGTAAGCATGCCGATGGTAAAGCTATCGATTATGCTTTACAAGCTGCCGAGGACGGTTGTTCGGCTCTCGGGTTTTCCGATCACTGTCCTTATCCTGATGGCGTTTGGCCGGATAGCAGAATGGAAGTGGACGAGATTCCGTTTTATAAAGAAATGGTAGAAGAAGCCCGCCGCGCAGTTGATTTTCCGGTATATTTCGGTTTTGAATGCGAATGGGATCCTCGATACTATTCTTGGTACAAAGACTATTTAATTGATGAAGTCGGTGCCGAATATCTTGTTTTCGGTTCTCATTGGTATCCTATGGACGGGAAATTTCTCTATATTAACAATATCAGGGATAAAAAAATTATCGGGAAATATATTGATTTTACAATTCAAGGAATGCAAAGCGGTTTGTATAAGTTTCTTGCGCATCCCGATCTGTTTTTAGCTTCTGTGGAGGACGTAGATAAAGATTATCAAGCTTGCGCCGAAGCGCTTATTGATGCTGCGATTGATTTGCATATGCCTCTCGAAATAAACGGATATGGCTTATTAAAAAATACGGTTCAAAGAACGTATGGAGAAGATTACGGTTATCCGGTGAAGCCTTTTTGGGAGATGGCGCGTGATAAAGGAGCAATCATTATTTGTAACTCGGATGCTCACTTTCCGTCACATACAATAAGTTCATGCAAAAAAGCTTTTGACTACGCGGAGCATTTGCACATACAACCGCATGATGCCGCTCAAGTGCTTAATTTCAGTTATGCCTGAAAAAACTTTTAAAGCAGTTCATGCTTTTGTATACGGGAGGGTACAGGGTGTAGGATTTCGCTATACAACGCTTAATCTTGCGCGAAAAATGGGAGTTACCGGCTGGGTGCGCAATAAAGCCGATTATTCAGTAGAAATATTTGCTGAAGCTCCTCAACCAATTCTTGCGGATTTTTTTATGGCTCTTCAAAGCGAACATCCTTATGCCCGTGTAGAAAATATTGATATTCATGTCGTTCCTCCGCAAGGATTTAAGAGCTTTACAGTACGTTGATTTTTTCGCAAAGGCAAGTGATTAAATTTACGTGAAATCTCGGAGTTTTTATCGAATAATCCTTTCCAAGCGTTTGGTTTTGCAATCGCCATGCGGGAAGAGTTTTTACAAGATTGCGGAACGGGAGGTACTATAACGTTTTGTTATTAGCTGCCGGCATGCCTATGGGAACAATCAACAGGAGCCTTGCAGTTGTTGTGAGAAAAAATACCAAAATTACATTCAGTACTGCCACGGGCGGCAAAATTATGCTGTGCGGTGGTTCCAAGCAGATAAGTTTGGTTTTGCATGGACGACAAAATCAGAAGCGACCACGTGCGCCCGTGGTTCAACATAAAAAAATGGGGGTCAGTACAGACACCTTATCCTCCTGCTCTGTGCGCAGACTGTCAGCGGGAGAGTTTTTGGCGTGCGGGGCTTCGGGAGTTTTCTTGGCGTCAGCGCGGTGTAGGCATTCCTATGGTAAACTTACCCACCGTTGTGTTGTTCCCGGCTCTTTTTTATAAAATTGTGTACAGTTCGGATAAATGTATAAAAAACGGAGTGAGTTACCAAAAAAGCGCTGCACTACTCTGTGCTTTGGGTAGAGCTTTTCTTTTCTGCTTTCACAAGTATTAGCAGCTATAAAAATCTAATTAAAACTCATTCGTATAAGCAGGACAAAATTGTATATTTTTTTATATGCATCGGTGAGCCATTCCTTTACCGGTCGATCCGAATGCTGCTCAATTTCTTTCCAGTTCTGAATAAGGGTTCTGTGCGGTTTATCATAATCGGCAATAATATCCTTAAAATTATTTCCAATCACGATGAGATGCTTTACACTGATTTTAAGCAGTTTATAGGCGGTATCATTGACCTTTTCTGAAAGATTCATAGCTTGCTTTGCAGCGCCGGGCTCTCGCTCACTTCTGGATAAAAGCGTTCGAAATTTTACACCGAGATCGGAGCCTTCCGAGAGGTTTTCATCAAATTCCAATACTTTATCACATATCTGCATGAGTGTATGATAACTTTCGGAATAATTTTTAGAAAGCTCTTGTTGCCCCCAATTACCGCGCACTAAAAATAAATCGGATAAGGCTCTAATATCAGCTTTGAAAAAATCAAGTAAAAATATTTTTAAGTAATCCATCTCCGTTGTATGGGTAAAACCTTTTAAGCCTCTTCGTTTAAAAGCATTGTTTGCAGCACTCGTGTAGTTTTTCATACCGGAAGCCGACATATCCGAGAAAATATTTTTCGCCGCGTATTCCATTTTTGCTTTCTTTTGTTCTTGTTGTAATTTTCGTATTGTAGCTTCGGATGTTTGTTTTAACCGCGTAAAATATGCTTCCGCAATTTTTTCATTGAAAGGAACGGATTCTATTTTATACGTCGGATCTTTTGATATATGCTGAATAATTTTTTCAAAAATATTTGATCTTCGAATATCAGATAAAAGTTTTATAAGTCGAGCCCACTGAGTTTCATTAACAGGTCTGATATTTTTATACACTGTAATGATTTCAAATAATTTTGACCAGTTTATTTCTAGCGGCAATGAGTATAGAATTACGGCAAAGTCTTTTAAGTCTTCAAGTAAAAAAAGTGCATTAGTTGGCTCGAATTGTGGAACATAGGAAAAATCCCCTTCAGGTAAGGTAGGGTCAAGTTTTTTCAATAAAAAATAGTAGTCATATAAAACAAAATGAATAAAGGAGTCCATATGTTCATACACTAAATCAATTTCCTGTATTTTATCTGCGGTAAATTCCGCAGAAATGATCGCAAGCTTTTTTTTTGCCTCTGCTTCTATAGCGGCAACTGAAAGCGTTTTTGACTGTTCTAAAAGGAATTCTTGGTCAAGTTGATCTTTTAACTTATGAGCTTTATCGGAAAGAAAATATTCAACGGTTATCGTTTTAAAAACTTGAGAGGAAAGTGTAGTCATTAAGAATGAGCGTGCTGGACCGACAATTTTATAAATTTCATACATTACTTTTCCGAATGCGGGAAGCAAATCGCTTGTATTCTGTTTATACCAGCGACTGTATCTATTTTTTGATATTTCTTTTGCAATATTTTTTAGCATCCTTCGCTTAAATGCTTCATCATCATCTTGAGGAAAAAATTTATCAATAAGCCACTGAAAAAAGTTTAGTTTTTTTTGCCGCATATTCTATATAATGATAAAAAACATTAAGACTGTCAATGTGAATTGAACAAAAAATATTAGCCAACGGGTTTGTTTTGACGTCCTTGTCAAAACAAACCCTGCGAGTTTAAAAGCTTTGCAAACAGTCTTGCTTTAAAACATCGTTTCTGCATGGAACCACCGCCGTCCGTGGCGGTTCTGATTTTGCCATCCGTGGCAAAACAAACCCTGCGAGTTTAAAAGCTTTGCAAACAGTCTTGCTTTAAAACATCGTTTCTGCATGGAACCACCGCCGTCCGTGGCGGTTCTGATTTTGCCATCCGTGGCAAAACAAACCCTGCGAGTTTTAAAGCTTTGCAAATAGTCTTGCTTTAAAACATCGCTGCTGCGTGGAACCACGGGCGTCCGTGCCCGTTCTGAGTTTTGACGTCCTTGTCAAAACAAAACCCTATCTGCGTGGAACCACCGCCACGCACTGATTTTTAGTATTCTTGATTAAATCAGTGCTGCGAGTTTTAAAGCTTCCTGTTATAAAAAGAGCCCGACACGGCGCAAGGGTGAGTAAACTTACCATAGGGCGAAGTTTTGAAAATTTACTGTAACTTCGCCTACGAGTTTTGCAACGGTGGGCAATTTACCATAGACAAAATGCAACTCCCGAGTTTTGTCTAGTTACGCTGGAATATCAGGCAAAACATCGTTTGAAATCAGCACTCACAAGCAGGGTTCAAGGGGCGGCTGCCCCTTTTTCATGCGTACACCTTGATCTAAAAGAGGCATCCTCTTGACTTTCTTTTTGTTTCGCTCATACTTATAAAAATATGAGAAGAAACATAGTTTTTGTCTTCGGCCTGCTATTATCTGTTTTTGTTTTTTCGTGCAAAAATGCTGAAGATTCCATCGCAGTCATCTGGACAAATAATATTGATTTTGTGCTTTATTGTGAGCTTTTTAACCAAAGTCAAAAAAACTATAAGATTGTTGTACAGTATAAAACTAATCCCGCCCAAGCAGTTATAGAAAAGACTGAAACTTTTCCGGATGTCGTCATCGGTCCTTGGCTAAAAGGAGGTGCTGCACGAACGGAATTTACTAAAATAGCAAGTGTGCTCGGTGAGGACAAAATACCTGAAGATTCATTTTACCCCGAATTATTGCAGCTTGGAAATATTAACGGGAATCAATATCTTTTACCGGTCAGTTTTAATCTTCCTACCATTATCTTTAGCCAAAAACAGGCAAATCGCATTGACAGTGATTTTTCCCTTTCTCTTGACGAAATTAGAGCTTTATCAAAGGAATATAATAAAATACAAAACGGAATCTACACACGAATGGGGTTTTCTCCGCGTTGGGAAGATTCATTTTTATATTTAACGGCTGAAGGGTTCAAAGCTTCTTTTGAAGAAAAAGAAAATTTTTTTACATGGAATACGCAGGC contains these protein-coding regions:
- a CDS encoding PQQ-binding-like beta-propeller repeat protein, which produces MKKKQGLKQIFFLIFFLFSCFSHAQENTAFWTLVLAGENLTNPVLHGQQIYTFSADKALNCFSTNGSFLWRRNVKISSKVFLHVSPAGIVYLIEKKGGTVHSFSAQGLPLHSYVLRSDIFFPPVCTKDGRVLFIAKNKLFCVTAQGNTLWTLSLSSPPIFVPAIMGGDDFLLITKNGYAYRISIFGEILHKQKIKGRVSALASIADGFIISTKDGVLARYKYNESAPVWKITETPCTAILAVGNFIYYLSKDGRITCRSAEGYKQIYSFVAATQFTQSVFCKVQGDELLVSDTGIAFTITKDGKIKWMQHMYDTAFTPVITENGLVVSAGGWIINAYRAEAKIISQKAQKFMPLGNFSILTKYNSLIPFSAQYFSTKEFFEEIEKALQSGTVGVKEAQYAKQLCTILKNASVAEYYPKTFTVDERAQAALLLGKLGSYEYRDILIFELQKTSDSRLAEGILRALATIEYDFDGKTFETIQMIINRFKGSNTAVMAAACQALFSIIKTAPKDIVQKAGGELFRIAEETPNSDVRKQARMLIDTLME
- a CDS encoding PHP domain-containing protein, whose translation is MINNFHTHTFLCKHADGKAIDYALQAAEDGCSALGFSDHCPYPDGVWPDSRMEVDEIPFYKEMVEEARRAVDFPVYFGFECEWDPRYYSWYKDYLIDEVGAEYLVFGSHWYPMDGKFLYINNIRDKKIIGKYIDFTIQGMQSGLYKFLAHPDLFLASVEDVDKDYQACAEALIDAAIDLHMPLEINGYGLLKNTVQRTYGEDYGYPVKPFWEMARDKGAIIICNSDAHFPSHTISSCKKAFDYAEHLHIQPHDAAQVLNFSYA
- a CDS encoding acylphosphatase, which encodes MPEKTFKAVHAFVYGRVQGVGFRYTTLNLARKMGVTGWVRNKADYSVEIFAEAPQPILADFFMALQSEHPYARVENIDIHVVPPQGFKSFTVR
- a CDS encoding DUF5312 family protein codes for the protein MRQKKLNFFQWLIDKFFPQDDDEAFKRRMLKNIAKEISKNRYSRWYKQNTSDLLPAFGKVMYEIYKIVGPARSFLMTTLSSQVFKTITVEYFLSDKAHKLKDQLDQEFLLEQSKTLSVAAIEAEAKKKLAIISAEFTADKIQEIDLVYEHMDSFIHFVLYDYYFLLKKLDPTLPEGDFSYVPQFEPTNALFLLEDLKDFAVILYSLPLEINWSKLFEIITVYKNIRPVNETQWARLIKLLSDIRRSNIFEKIIQHISKDPTYKIESVPFNEKIAEAYFTRLKQTSEATIRKLQQEQKKAKMEYAAKNIFSDMSASGMKNYTSAANNAFKRRGLKGFTHTTEMDYLKIFLLDFFKADIRALSDLFLVRGNWGQQELSKNYSESYHTLMQICDKVLEFDENLSEGSDLGVKFRTLLSRSEREPGAAKQAMNLSEKVNDTAYKLLKISVKHLIVIGNNFKDIIADYDKPHRTLIQNWKEIEQHSDRPVKEWLTDAYKKIYNFVLLIRMSFN